The Carnobacterium divergens nucleotide sequence CTTGAAGTTTTAAAAAATGGAGAAGAAGCAACGAGTAGCGTTATTAAAGAACGGGTTATTCGTTTTTTACAAATACCAGAGTCTATTTTGGCAATTAAATATCCTAATGACCTCAATGGTAATGGCATTTTATTAAACAGATATAGTTTTGCACTTAGTGATCTCTATAAAGCGAATGCCATTGATCGACCAAAGCGGGGCATTTATAAAATTACTGAAATAGGTCAATCTTTATTGCAACAATATGGTAGTGAGTTGACAAAGAAAAATTTAGAGGAACAACCTGCCTACCAACAATATATGCAAGAACTAGCTATTCGAAATGAGCGTGCAGGAAACCTTCCTACTATCGATGAAAACGAGCCAAAAGAAATAAACGTTGAAAGTATAATAAATAATCAAAACAACGAAGTAGCGATTGAACTGCTAAATAAAGTACAGCAAGTAGCACCAGCTTTTTTTGAAATAATCGTAGTCGATTTACTTGTTGCGATGGGATACAGTGGTGAAAATGGTGAAGCAAAAGTTACTACTCGAACAAATGACGGGGGAATAGATGGTATTATCAATCAGGATCCTCTTGGCACGAGCACTGTTTACATCCAAGCGAAAAGATACAAAGAAGAAAATACAATTGGAAGACCTGCAATTCAATCTTTTTATGGTGCTTTAGCAGCAGTAAATGCGGATCGAGGCGTATTTATTACTACTTCAAGTTTTTCAAAAGGCGCTCAAGATTTTGCGAAAAATCAAGGGATTGTATTGATTGATGGAATAAAACTGACTGAATTAATGCTTCAATATGGGGTAGGCATAGAGATAGCCAAAACCTATCAGCTGTATAGAATAGATAATGATTATTTTGAGAGCGAAATTTAATAAGCAATTTTTCATTGACTAGTATAATCCAATACTAGTCAATTTTTTTAAGTATTTACATAGCCATTTGTTCTAGTTTAAAGAATAAAACATAAAAAACCACCTGATGGAGAGTCAGGTGGCAAAAAAGGAGTTATCATGGCTGTAGATTTTTAAATCGCACAGACATGATGTCATTACACTTTGGAGGAGTTGTAATGAAAAAATGAAAATAAAAAAGTTAGTTTGGTTGTTTGCTGTGTCAGTAAACTTATTACTCTTTTAGTATACTGAGAAAGTATGAAGAAAGTGTGCCGAAAGGACGAAATAAATGGGGTCAATCAGTGATGAAAAAATGAAGAGACGCTACTTTAACATGCCATAAATCAAAAATGTAGTAAATGTGAACAAATAACATTTTGTTATTTTATTATATGAGCTAAAATCCTCTTTTTATACTTTAAGTGCATTGATTTTCTATTTTTAAATGATAAAATTGTTCTAAATGGGAAGTTGAAAGGATTCATTTAGTTTACTTTAAACATATAAAAACTGTATATCGTGTTATTTATTTTTTGAGTTTAAAGTTAAATCAACAACTGAGAGATCTTATCAAAAAACGAACGCCTGTTGACCCATTTAAGTGAATAACTAAAAATGCCAACGCAGCAAAAATAGGGACGAAAAGAAGGAGAGGATTATAAATGAAAAAGAAAAAAATAGGCTTGTTCATGCTTGCCTTATTAATCACACAAACCTTGAGTTCTTCTGTCAGCGCTTTCGCTGTAACAACAAGCGAAGAGACTACGGAAGCAGCAGTTAGTAGTGAAAAAGAGGACAGTACAAAAACTAAAAATAACCAAACTGAAACAACTTTGCCAAAAGACGAAAAGGCACAAGAAGTTCCTGCTTTAAGTGAAGAAAAAACAGTAGAAACGCCAATTAAGGAAGAAGCTGTTCCGACAACTAAAGCAGAGACGCCAAATACAAAAGCAGTCATTACAGATGAGATTTTATCAACTATGACGATTACAGATATGAATGGTGTTGAATACAGCCAACAAGCGACTAATCGTATCTTAAATTCATCCCCTGTAACGGCAAAACTAAAATTTGTAGTGGAAGATAAAGATTACTTACCAGGATCTGTGTACACAATGAATTTGCCAGCACAACTTGGTTATTCTGACGCTAGTGGTGAGGTTGGCGGAGTTGGCGCGGCTTGGTCAGTAGATGCAGCAAGTAAAACCGTCAGTATCACATTTAACCAACGAGTGAGAGATACGGAATTTACATTAAACTTGAAAAGCTACATTGCTACGGAGAATAATCCTTTAGTAACCGTAGACACACCTGGACAAACGAAAAATCAATACAAATTTGACTTGTACGAAGAAGTCGATCCCATTAAATACACTGAAAATGAATATACATTTGGTTTGCAAGGCGATATTTACTATAATTTAAATCGAACACTTTCAGGAAATCAAACGCTAGAATTAACAATGGCTGAAACGCCAGAAGCACTATTTGGTAAAGAAGATAA carries:
- a CDS encoding restriction endonuclease; the encoded protein is MNTDWQQLKQSANGIPQYDSLIPYILEVLKNGEEATSSVIKERVIRFLQIPESILAIKYPNDLNGNGILLNRYSFALSDLYKANAIDRPKRGIYKITEIGQSLLQQYGSELTKKNLEEQPAYQQYMQELAIRNERAGNLPTIDENEPKEINVESIINNQNNEVAIELLNKVQQVAPAFFEIIVVDLLVAMGYSGENGEAKVTTRTNDGGIDGIINQDPLGTSTVYIQAKRYKEENTIGRPAIQSFYGALAAVNADRGVFITTSSFSKGAQDFAKNQGIVLIDGIKLTELMLQYGVGIEIAKTYQLYRIDNDYFESEI